TGCGGGCCCAAAACATTTAACGGGCTCAAGAACAACCGATTGTCTAGCGCCCACCGCCTGTATGCTTTCTCACGATTCGACCGTCCCAAATTATGGCCTTCCAGTCTGGTCTCCGCGCGTACCGCCGAAACGTCCATGACGGCTTCTATCTCGCGTATCTTGACAATGAAGTTGTCCCGCATGCCTGGGTAAAGGCCGTCCCAGACGGCCTGCGGCGAAGCTGCCGCCGTCAAATCGTGATGGGCCGCGAGCAGAATTGGAGCGACATAGCCAGAGTCGCGAAGGCACCGCGCCAAGTCGATCAGAGCCCGGCCACGGTTGGCGAGTGCCATCGCGAAATCTGGATGATGATCAAGGGCCATCTCGTAGATTTCGATGGCCTCGACGCCTCGGCCAAGGCTGTTGAGGCTATTGGCAAGATTGGTCGTTATTTGCGCGCGAATCAAAGAGGAGAGCTCCGAAAAGCCGAGTTCGGCACGCGCGCGCCGAAGATAGAGGATCTGGCGCTCGCGATCAGGTTGTCGCCATTTCCAGCTTCGCGGGTCAGTTAAATTCTGAAGAGAACTGTAAATATTGCTGCGATAATACCATATTCTTGAGGCGTTGCGGCTGTCGGCAATCGACAAAATGCGCACACAACGCTCATCCAATTCTTTTAGAACTGTAGTATCACTTAGTTTAGGCGCGCTATCAATCTGCTGCGCAAGACTCTTGATCTCCCTGTCCAGATCGCTCATTTCATCAGAGTTCAAAGTGACAGCTCCCATGAGCGGCTTACAGCCTGCGATATGCAACCCTGGGATGTCCAGATCGAATTTGATGAAATTGCGCAGAGACAGGGATATATCGATCCCCTCGCCCGCCTTACCCACTCACCAGTTACTTACTTGGTTGACGCTCCCCGCCCCTCCTGACTATCGTCCTTACCAAGCGTGAGAACGGGCCGCCGTCACACCCAGGCCCGCCTCGCGAGACCGATGGGCGTCAAGCCCGCGTTATCCGATGGGAGGATCCCGTGACACTGATCAGGCTGGCGTTTGCCGCTGCCGTTACCACCCTGTTTGCCGGCACGATCGAGAGCCGGGCGCAGACCTTCCCGAACCGGCCGATCACCATGGTCGTGCCCTTTGCCCCCGGCGGGCCCACCGACATTGTCGCGCGCATCGTCGCCGAGCGCATGTCGCAGACGCTCGGCCAGCAGGTGGTGATCGAGAATGTCGCAGGCGCCGCCGGCACCACCGGCGCCACCCGCGTGGCGCGCGCGGCGCCCGACGGCTACACCATCCTGATGGGGCCGATGAGCACCATGAGCTTCTCGCCGGCGCTCTATCCGCGCCTCGGCTTCGATCCGCTGACCGATTTCGAGCCGG
This portion of the Phreatobacter stygius genome encodes:
- a CDS encoding LA2681 family HEPN domain-containing protein: MGKAGEGIDISLSLRNFIKFDLDIPGLHIAGCKPLMGAVTLNSDEMSDLDREIKSLAQQIDSAPKLSDTTVLKELDERCVRILSIADSRNASRIWYYRSNIYSSLQNLTDPRSWKWRQPDRERQILYLRRARAELGFSELSSLIRAQITTNLANSLNSLGRGVEAIEIYEMALDHHPDFAMALANRGRALIDLARCLRDSGYVAPILLAAHHDLTAAASPQAVWDGLYPGMRDNFIVKIREIEAVMDVSAVRAETRLEGHNLGRSNREKAYRRWALDNRLFLSPLNVLGPHTIAATDHFGLPGYRAPRNDPPQFVAWYNQLMQEYVAARLFFFESTELPANHFADRELALVDTLDSPAFGLSLEKMRSAFRIAYSLLDKVAGFINAYFQLGLNPERVNLRGVWLNRNGRSIRSEFLERPNLALRGLYWLALDVVGERPTDVDAITPEASELHRLRNALEHRCLVLREIDTAQRFGVVETETVEVFLRQTLKMMKLARASLLYLSFAVHQEEEARAEVDQRSAFAIDLPAYNGRLQI